In Calditerrivibrio sp., the following are encoded in one genomic region:
- the mscL gene encoding large conductance mechanosensitive channel protein MscL, whose product MFEEFKKFILKGNVVDLAVAVIIGAAFNQIVNSMVADVITPIIGLLGGSPDFSSIKLGPINIGKFINSVLNFLIIASVIFFGIIKPMKKLNEIAARKESLKESQEKQEPVIPEDIKLLKEILDELKKK is encoded by the coding sequence ATGTTTGAAGAATTCAAAAAGTTCATCCTTAAAGGAAACGTGGTAGACCTTGCAGTAGCTGTTATAATAGGTGCCGCCTTCAATCAAATCGTTAACTCAATGGTAGCAGATGTTATCACACCCATTATTGGGCTATTGGGTGGATCACCAGACTTTTCATCTATTAAATTAGGTCCTATAAATATTGGGAAATTTATTAATTCAGTTCTAAACTTCCTGATAATAGCCTCTGTAATCTTTTTTGGTATTATAAAACCGATGAAAAAACTCAACGAGATAGCAGCAAGAAAAGAATCTTTAAAAGAATCCCAAGAAAAACAAGAACCTGTTATCCCAGAGGATATAAAACTCCTCAAAGAAATACTTGATGAACTAAAAAAGAAATAA
- a CDS encoding OmpA family protein → MKRLAIILSLFLTCNLAHAEDYKYSLSPYAGYHYFDNDRDKKDRPEFGLKVERFLQNNLGFEIGVGYVSTEREKNGKNLDLINYHTHLKYYFVNYSGIEPYVSCGLAGDINYGANIGPSIALGAKYKIKDNIGIFIEARDNYLFGNGNDVILTAGLNFYVGKKAKPILDSDGDGINDDQDKCPNTPKGVKVDNNGCPLDSDKDGVYDYLDKCPGTPEGVKVNADGCPLDSDGDGVFDYLDKCPNTPKGATVNSEGCPLDTDKDGVFDGLDKCPNSPAGSKVDENGCEISISLKVFFDTNRSEVKEEYYDEIEKVAQFMKQYPDIKIEIAGHTDSRGDREKNIKLSQDRASAVANVLVTKFGIPQNRVIAKGYGPDKPIATNDTEDGRQQNRRVEAVIIK, encoded by the coding sequence TAATCTTGCACACGCTGAAGATTACAAATACTCCCTATCCCCATATGCCGGTTATCACTACTTCGACAACGATAGAGATAAAAAGGACCGACCAGAGTTTGGACTCAAAGTTGAAAGATTTTTACAAAACAATTTGGGCTTTGAGATAGGTGTGGGGTATGTCTCCACAGAAAGGGAAAAGAATGGTAAAAACCTTGACCTTATAAATTACCACACACATTTAAAGTATTATTTCGTTAACTACTCTGGTATCGAACCTTATGTATCATGTGGTTTGGCTGGTGACATAAATTATGGTGCCAACATCGGACCTTCCATAGCCCTCGGAGCTAAGTACAAGATAAAAGATAACATAGGTATATTTATAGAAGCAAGGGATAACTATCTCTTTGGCAACGGCAACGATGTTATCCTTACCGCAGGTTTGAATTTCTATGTGGGGAAAAAAGCCAAACCTATATTAGACTCTGATGGCGATGGAATTAACGACGACCAAGACAAATGTCCCAACACACCCAAAGGGGTAAAAGTAGACAACAATGGCTGCCCACTTGATAGCGACAAAGACGGAGTCTACGACTACTTAGACAAGTGTCCAGGTACTCCTGAAGGGGTTAAGGTAAATGCCGATGGATGCCCACTTGATTCCGATGGAGACGGTGTCTTTGATTACCTCGATAAATGCCCTAATACACCCAAAGGTGCCACAGTGAACAGTGAAGGATGTCCACTGGATACAGACAAAGATGGTGTTTTTGACGGATTAGACAAATGTCCAAACTCTCCAGCAGGTTCAAAGGTAGATGAGAACGGATGTGAAATATCTATATCCCTCAAAGTATTCTTCGATACCAATAGATCAGAAGTTAAAGAAGAATATTACGACGAAATAGAAAAAGTAGCTCAGTTCATGAAACAATATCCAGATATAAAAATAGAAATAGCAGGTCATACTGACAGTAGAGGTGATAGAGAAAAAAATATTAAGCTATCCCAAGACAGAGCAAGCGCTGTTGCAAACGTTTTAGTCACGAAGTTTGGTATTCCCCAAAATAGAGTTATAGCCAAAGGTTATGGCCCAGACAAACCGATAGCAACAAATGACACAGAAGATGGTAGACAGCAGAATAGAAGAGTAGAAGCAGTTATAATCAAATAA